Proteins co-encoded in one Neofelis nebulosa isolate mNeoNeb1 chromosome 2, mNeoNeb1.pri, whole genome shotgun sequence genomic window:
- the VAMP3 gene encoding vesicle-associated membrane protein 3 — protein MSTGAPAGSSAASGSNRRLQQTQNQVDEVVDIMRVNVDKVLERDQKLSELDDRADALQAGASQFETSAAKLKRKYWWKNCKMWAIGIVVVVIIIIIIIVWNVSP, from the exons AT GTCTACAGGTGCACCTGCAGGTTCGAGTGCTGCCTCTGGCAGTAACCGAAGACTTCAGCAGACACAAAATCAAGTGGATGAG GTGGTGGACATCATGAGAGTCAACGTGGATAAGGTGTTGGAAAGAGATCAGAAGCTGTCGGAATTAGATGATCGTGCAGACGCACTGCAGGCTGGAGCTTCCCAATTTGAAACAAGTGCCGCCAAGCTGAAGAGAAAATACTGGTGGAAGAATTGCAAG ATGTGGGCGATAGGGATTGTCGTCGtggtcatcatcatcatcatcatcatcg TGTGGAACGTGTCCCCGTGA